From Nitratidesulfovibrio vulgaris str. Hildenborough, a single genomic window includes:
- a CDS encoding branched-chain amino acid ABC transporter substrate-binding protein, translating to MKGVVRLLAVCMVTSLLMAATAFAAGPVRVGLMCPLTGKWASEGQDMRNIVELLAEEVNKAGGINGNKVELIVEDDGGDPRTAALAAQKLSTSGVTAVIGTYGSAVTEASQNIYDEAGIAQIATGSTNVRLTEKGLKLFLRTCPRDDEQGRVAAKVIKNKGYKAVALLHDNSSYAKGLADETKALLDKDGTKIVFYDALTPGERDYTAILTKLKAANPDIIFFTGYYPEVGMLLRQKMEMKWNVPMMGGDAANNLDLVKIAGKAAAKGYFFLSPPVPQDFDTAEAKAFLAAYKAKHNALPNSVWSVLAGDAFKVIVEAVQKGGKADGAGIATYLKTQLKNYPGLSGQISFNEKGDRVGDLYRVYDVNAEGEFVLQR from the coding sequence ATGAAGGGTGTCGTCAGGTTGCTGGCGGTCTGCATGGTCACGTCGCTGCTCATGGCTGCGACGGCGTTCGCCGCCGGGCCGGTGCGTGTGGGGCTCATGTGTCCGCTGACCGGCAAATGGGCCAGTGAAGGGCAGGACATGCGCAACATTGTCGAACTGCTGGCTGAAGAGGTGAACAAGGCCGGGGGCATCAACGGCAACAAGGTCGAACTGATCGTCGAGGACGACGGTGGCGACCCGCGCACTGCAGCACTCGCCGCACAGAAGCTTTCCACCTCCGGTGTTACCGCCGTCATCGGCACCTATGGCTCGGCTGTGACCGAAGCCTCCCAGAACATCTACGACGAGGCGGGCATCGCCCAGATAGCCACCGGGTCGACCAACGTGCGCCTTACCGAAAAGGGCCTCAAGCTCTTCCTGCGCACCTGCCCGCGTGACGACGAACAGGGTCGCGTCGCCGCCAAGGTCATCAAGAACAAGGGCTACAAGGCCGTTGCCCTGCTGCATGACAACTCGTCCTACGCCAAGGGCCTCGCCGACGAGACCAAGGCTCTGCTCGACAAGGACGGCACCAAGATCGTGTTCTACGATGCCCTCACCCCCGGTGAGCGCGACTACACCGCCATCCTGACCAAGCTCAAGGCCGCCAACCCCGACATCATCTTCTTCACGGGCTACTACCCCGAAGTGGGCATGCTGCTGCGTCAGAAGATGGAGATGAAGTGGAACGTGCCCATGATGGGTGGCGACGCCGCCAACAACCTCGACCTGGTCAAGATTGCGGGCAAGGCCGCCGCCAAGGGCTACTTCTTCCTCAGCCCGCCCGTGCCGCAGGACTTCGACACCGCCGAAGCCAAGGCCTTCCTCGCCGCATACAAGGCCAAGCACAACGCCCTGCCCAACTCGGTGTGGTCTGTGCTTGCCGGTGACGCCTTCAAGGTCATCGTCGAAGCCGTGCAGAAGGGCGGCAAGGCCGACGGCGCCGGCATCGCCACGTACCTGAAGACCCAGCTCAAGAACTACCCCGGTCTTTCGGGGCAGATATCCTTCAACGAAAAGGGCGACCGCGTAGGCGACCTGTACCGCGTGTACGACGTCAACGCCGAAGGCGAATTCGTCCTGCAGCGTTAG
- a CDS encoding branched-chain amino acid ABC transporter permease, translating to MEEFLQQLTNGLAVGGIYALIALGYTMVYGVLKLINFAHGDLFTIGAYLGFTVFAALGLSGHVSGAVAVLLVTTMVMGLVALIGYLLERVAYRPLRSSSRLSAVVSALGASIFFQNAVMLIYGAKFQVYPNDIRPTMAVSFFGMDIPLVRIMMFGASVALMLLLHFFIHRTRTGTAIRAVAIDQGAAKLMGIDVNRVIALVFMIGPALGGAAGVMVGLYYGQIDFTMGWVYGLKAFTAAILGGIGNIPGAMVGGLLLGVIEALGAAYISIAWKDAIAFLVLILILIIRPTGLLGERVADKI from the coding sequence ATGGAAGAATTCCTGCAACAGTTGACCAACGGCCTCGCGGTGGGGGGCATCTACGCCCTCATCGCCCTCGGGTACACCATGGTGTACGGCGTGCTCAAACTCATCAACTTCGCGCATGGCGACCTGTTCACCATCGGAGCCTATCTCGGGTTCACGGTGTTCGCCGCGCTGGGGCTTTCGGGGCATGTCTCCGGGGCGGTGGCCGTATTGCTGGTCACGACCATGGTCATGGGGCTTGTGGCACTCATCGGCTATCTGCTTGAACGTGTGGCCTACCGGCCATTGCGCTCGTCAAGCCGCCTCTCTGCCGTGGTCTCTGCGCTTGGTGCCTCCATCTTCTTCCAGAACGCCGTGATGCTCATCTACGGTGCCAAGTTCCAAGTCTACCCCAACGACATCAGGCCCACCATGGCCGTGAGCTTCTTCGGCATGGACATCCCTCTGGTGCGCATCATGATGTTCGGTGCTTCTGTGGCGCTCATGCTGCTTCTGCATTTCTTCATCCACCGCACCCGCACGGGCACTGCCATCCGCGCCGTGGCCATCGACCAGGGCGCGGCCAAGCTCATGGGCATCGACGTGAACCGGGTCATCGCGCTGGTGTTCATGATCGGCCCTGCACTGGGTGGCGCCGCAGGCGTCATGGTAGGCCTCTACTATGGGCAGATAGACTTCACCATGGGGTGGGTGTACGGCCTCAAGGCCTTCACCGCCGCCATCCTCGGTGGCATCGGCAACATCCCCGGTGCCATGGTGGGCGGTCTTCTGCTGGGCGTCATCGAGGCCCTCGGTGCGGCATACATCTCCATCGCGTGGAAAGACGCCATCGCCTTCCTCGTCCTCATCCTCATCCTGATCATCAGGCCCACGGGCCTTCTCGGCGAAAGGGTGGCCGACAAGATATGA
- a CDS encoding branched-chain amino acid ABC transporter permease gives MISRKASYAGLAVLIAVLPLFLDPYWTDVCVSIGLYAVLALSLNLILGQAGLFHMGHAAFYAVGAYTAAILNTVYHVPVLWTMPVAGLLAALFALVVARPIIHLRGDYLLIVTIGIVEIVRIALINNVFGITGGANGIFGISRPMLFGYKISKPIQFYYLIWTWVAISILLFRRLECSRFGRALNYIKEDDVAAEGSGVDTAYYKLAAFVLGALWAGMTGTFYAAKMTIISPESFSFWESVVLFAIVILGGGSNRGVLLGAFLLIGLPELFRDFASARMLIFGLAMVVMMIFRPQGMLPPLPRKYRIDNLLRTKEAA, from the coding sequence ATGATATCGCGCAAGGCAAGCTACGCGGGGCTTGCGGTGCTCATCGCCGTGCTGCCCCTCTTTCTCGACCCCTACTGGACGGACGTGTGCGTGAGCATCGGCCTGTATGCCGTCCTCGCGCTGTCGCTGAACCTCATCCTCGGGCAGGCGGGCCTGTTCCACATGGGCCATGCCGCCTTCTATGCGGTGGGTGCCTATACGGCGGCCATCCTCAACACCGTCTACCATGTGCCCGTCCTGTGGACGATGCCTGTCGCCGGTCTGCTGGCGGCCCTCTTCGCACTGGTGGTGGCGCGGCCCATCATCCACCTGCGGGGTGACTATCTGCTCATCGTCACCATCGGCATCGTGGAGATAGTGCGCATCGCGCTCATCAACAACGTCTTCGGCATCACGGGCGGGGCCAACGGCATCTTCGGCATCTCGCGTCCCATGCTCTTCGGCTACAAGATATCCAAGCCCATCCAGTTCTATTATCTGATATGGACATGGGTCGCGATCAGCATCCTGCTCTTCAGGCGTCTTGAGTGCTCCCGCTTCGGCCGGGCGCTCAACTACATCAAGGAGGACGATGTGGCTGCCGAGGGCAGCGGGGTCGACACCGCCTACTACAAGCTTGCGGCCTTCGTTCTGGGGGCACTGTGGGCGGGCATGACGGGTACGTTCTATGCCGCCAAGATGACCATCATCTCGCCGGAGTCCTTCTCGTTCTGGGAGTCGGTGGTGCTGTTCGCCATCGTCATCCTGGGCGGCGGGAGCAACCGTGGCGTGCTGCTGGGAGCCTTTCTGCTCATAGGCCTGCCTGAACTGTTCCGCGACTTCGCCAGTGCCCGGATGCTCATCTTCGGCCTTGCCATGGTCGTGATGATGATCTTCAGACCGCAAGGCATGTTGCCGCCCCTGCCGCGCAAGTACCGCATCGACAACCTGCTGCGTACGAAGGAGGCCGCATGA
- a CDS encoding ABC transporter ATP-binding protein, translating into MSLLSLRNLTKTFGGLVAVNSVSFDVDEGSIVGLIGPNGAGKTTVFNLITGNYKPDSGDIFFDGRAIKGLLTHRIVQMGIARTFQTIRLFQNMSVMENVLAGCHCRMTAGVFSAMLGTAGHRREEKRAIERAVRELEFVGLADQHDNLAKNLSYGNQRLLEIARALATDPRFIILDEPAGGMNDQETAALIGTIRAIRDRGISVLLIEHDMSLVMKVCEKLVVLEYGALIAEGTPSVIKRDPRVIEAYLGADSDI; encoded by the coding sequence ATGAGCCTTCTCAGCCTGCGCAACCTGACCAAGACCTTTGGTGGTCTTGTGGCGGTCAACAGCGTCTCGTTCGACGTGGACGAGGGTTCCATCGTCGGTCTCATCGGCCCCAACGGGGCGGGCAAGACCACGGTGTTCAACCTCATCACCGGCAACTACAAGCCCGACTCGGGTGACATCTTCTTCGACGGCAGGGCCATCAAGGGGCTGCTCACGCACCGCATCGTGCAGATGGGCATCGCCCGCACCTTCCAGACCATACGGCTGTTCCAGAACATGTCGGTCATGGAGAACGTGCTGGCTGGCTGCCACTGCCGTATGACGGCAGGGGTGTTCTCGGCCATGCTGGGCACGGCGGGGCACCGGCGCGAAGAGAAACGGGCCATCGAGAGGGCCGTGCGCGAACTCGAGTTCGTGGGTCTCGCCGACCAGCACGACAACCTCGCCAAGAACCTCTCGTACGGGAACCAGCGGTTGCTCGAGATTGCGCGTGCCCTCGCCACCGACCCCCGGTTCATCATCCTCGACGAACCCGCGGGAGGCATGAACGACCAGGAGACGGCTGCCCTCATCGGCACCATACGCGCCATCCGCGACAGGGGCATATCCGTGCTGCTCATCGAGCACGACATGAGTCTGGTGATGAAGGTGTGCGAGAAGCTGGTGGTGCTCGAGTATGGCGCACTCATCGCCGAAGGTACGCCATCGGTCATCAAGCGCGACCCGCGTGTCATCGAAGCCTACCTCGGGGCCGATTCCGACATCTGA
- a CDS encoding ABC transporter ATP-binding protein: MFLELRNLHVKYGNVEALHGIDIRVDEGEIVTILGANGAGKTTTLMSISGLVKPSEGGVFFRDEPLHKLHSHEVVARGITQSPEGRRVFGTLSVLENLYLGAFTCRDKARVERTLGWIFELFPRLEERRGQLAGTLSGGEQQMLAIGRALMGDPKVLLLDEPSLGLAPILVKSIFDTVRTINQSGVTVVLVEQNARAALKLATRGYVMEVGRVVMEDSAASLLANPEVQAAYLGGGGE; encoded by the coding sequence ATGTTTCTCGAACTACGCAATCTGCATGTGAAATACGGCAATGTCGAAGCGCTGCACGGCATCGACATCCGGGTTGATGAAGGCGAAATCGTCACCATCCTCGGTGCCAACGGGGCGGGCAAGACCACCACGCTCATGAGCATAAGCGGTCTCGTGAAGCCGTCGGAAGGCGGGGTGTTCTTCAGGGACGAGCCGTTGCACAAGCTGCACAGCCATGAGGTCGTGGCACGTGGCATCACCCAGTCTCCCGAGGGGCGGCGGGTGTTCGGTACGCTTTCCGTGCTGGAGAACCTGTATCTTGGCGCGTTCACGTGCCGCGACAAGGCGCGGGTGGAGCGCACGCTGGGATGGATTTTCGAGCTCTTTCCCCGTCTTGAGGAACGCCGTGGGCAGCTGGCTGGCACGCTTTCCGGCGGTGAGCAGCAGATGCTCGCCATCGGTCGGGCGCTCATGGGCGACCCCAAGGTGCTGTTGCTCGACGAACCGTCGCTCGGCCTTGCCCCCATCCTCGTCAAGTCCATCTTCGACACGGTGCGCACCATCAATCAGTCAGGCGTCACCGTGGTGCTGGTGGAACAGAACGCCCGTGCCGCCCTCAAGCTGGCCACACGTGGTTACGTGATGGAGGTGGGCCGGGTGGTGATGGAAGACTCTGCCGCCTCGTTGCTTGCCAATCCCGAGGTGCAGGCGGCCTATCTGGGCGGTGGCGGCGAGTAG
- a CDS encoding putative bifunctional diguanylate cyclase/phosphodiesterase, producing MENTTPLGNRRFEWIFMRSGGSEVPCEVTLSPVMQRGRRMLHLTARDISERKRNEAQITHLAFHDSLTGLANRVLFLDRLAHAIATCRRAPDRNFAVLFIDLDRFKVINDSLGHAAGDGLLSIIASAIAANIRETDTVARISGDEFTVLVHEPPSPRFAIKMARRILERIKQPLTIEGFELVISASMGIVIGNSGYTDPHQVLRDADIAMYKAKRAGKDKLRVFGSRMHEQALHAMRLENDLRQAIDNGDLSCHYQPIVNLESGALEGFEALARWQHPTLGNIPPSTFIPIAEDTGRIIPLGRAMLHKACAFAASIRGTLPQGDPVIHVNLSPRQFLSRQRLREVEAALDATGLPPELLVLEITESLLMENPRVAKSIMAGLKEIGVRLSLDDFGTGYSSLGSLQDYPLDSVKIDRSFIRAMNDGRDAEHIVRAILKLVSHLRLEAICEGVETTMQAANLMAFGATRMQGFLFAKPMPSEKARSLLERLALGERFTLTGMGS from the coding sequence GTGGAGAACACCACCCCGCTGGGCAATCGCCGCTTCGAATGGATATTCATGCGTTCAGGCGGCAGCGAGGTGCCCTGCGAGGTGACGCTGTCACCCGTCATGCAACGCGGACGAAGGATGCTGCACCTGACTGCACGCGATATTTCAGAACGTAAGAGGAACGAGGCACAGATAACGCACCTCGCCTTTCATGACAGCCTCACCGGGCTGGCCAACCGGGTGCTGTTCCTCGACAGGTTGGCCCACGCCATAGCCACCTGCCGACGCGCGCCCGACCGTAATTTCGCGGTGCTGTTCATCGACCTCGACAGGTTCAAGGTCATCAACGACAGCCTCGGACATGCCGCCGGAGATGGCCTTCTCTCGATCATCGCTTCAGCCATCGCCGCCAACATCAGGGAGACCGATACGGTCGCGCGCATCAGCGGCGACGAATTCACCGTGCTGGTGCATGAGCCGCCCTCACCGCGTTTCGCCATCAAGATGGCGCGCCGCATCCTCGAACGCATCAAGCAACCGCTCACCATCGAGGGGTTCGAACTTGTCATCTCCGCCAGCATGGGCATCGTCATCGGCAATTCGGGGTACACCGACCCGCATCAGGTGCTGCGGGATGCCGACATCGCCATGTACAAGGCGAAACGGGCAGGCAAGGACAAGCTACGCGTGTTCGGTTCCCGGATGCATGAACAGGCACTGCATGCCATGCGCCTTGAGAACGACCTGCGGCAGGCCATCGACAACGGAGACCTGTCATGCCACTACCAGCCCATCGTCAATCTCGAATCCGGTGCGCTTGAGGGATTCGAGGCTCTCGCACGCTGGCAGCACCCCACGCTGGGCAACATCCCCCCGTCCACCTTCATCCCCATCGCCGAAGACACGGGACGCATCATCCCCCTTGGCAGGGCGATGCTGCACAAGGCATGTGCCTTTGCAGCCTCCATCCGGGGCACCCTGCCGCAGGGCGACCCGGTCATTCACGTCAACCTTTCGCCGCGCCAGTTCCTTTCGAGGCAGCGGCTGCGAGAGGTCGAAGCCGCCCTTGACGCCACTGGCCTGCCACCCGAGTTGCTCGTCCTTGAAATCACCGAATCGCTGCTCATGGAGAACCCGCGCGTCGCCAAGAGCATCATGGCCGGTCTGAAGGAAATCGGGGTACGCCTCTCGCTGGACGATTTCGGCACCGGCTACTCATCCCTCGGCTCATTGCAGGACTACCCCCTCGATTCGGTCAAGATCGACCGCAGCTTCATCCGGGCCATGAATGACGGGCGCGATGCCGAACATATCGTCCGGGCCATCCTGAAACTCGTGTCGCACCTGCGGCTTGAAGCCATATGCGAAGGTGTCGAGACCACCATGCAGGCAGCCAACCTCATGGCCTTCGGGGCGACGAGGATGCAGGGCTTTCTCTTCGCGAAGCCCATGCCTTCCGAGAAGGCCCGGTCACTGCTTGAAAGACTCGCCCTCGGTGAACGCTTCACCCTCACGGGCATGGGCAGCTGA
- a CDS encoding IS3-like element ISDvu2 family transposase (programmed frameshift), which yields MSRQSAKEISTVEVVTMVQRRRWTIAEKLRVVEESSLPGMSVSFVARKYGIAPNLVFRWRKLMSDGGKVAIQADDRVVSVAEAKALKKRIRDLERLLGRKTMEVEILKEAIDIARGKKTDLAFAVAIRGRFPMKRVADSLQVSRSRLAERLDGPHRTRKPRYVKAQDEELLRLIRAILDERQTYGYRRIQACLNAHLRATGQSEVNHKRVYRIMRMNGLLLTRHNGKRPDKAHEGKIVTLHRNTRWCSDGFEIPCDNREVVRVAFVLDSCDREVISYVATTRGISGSMVRDLMLESVERRFGNAHTSHTVEWLSDNGSCYTAKETVEFASWLGLRSCFTPVRSPESNGMAEAFVKTFKRDYVDCNICPDAPSVLKRLSEWFEDYNENAPHKGLRMRSPRQFIRLSATAGCPV from the exons ATGTCCAGACAGAGTGCTAAAGAGATTTCCACGGTCGAGGTCGTGACCATGGTTCAACGTCGTCGTTGGACCATTGCCGAGAAGCTACGGGTAGTTGAAGAGTCGTCTTTACCCGGAATGAGCGTCTCCTTCGTGGCTCGCAAATACGGCATCGCTCCGAATCTTGTCTTTCGATGGAGAAAGCTCATGAGCGATGGCGGAAAAGTGGCTATTCAGGCCGACGACCGAGTGGTGAGCGTGGCAGAGGCGAAGGCTTTGAAGAAGCGCATTCGGGATTTGGAACGGCTTCTCGGCCGAAAGACGATGGAAGTCGAAATCCTGAAGGAAGCTATCGACATTGCACGCG GAAAAAAAACTGATCTCGCGTTCGCCGTTGCCATTCGAGGACGGTTCCCTATGAAGCGTGTAGCGGACTCCCTGCAAGTCTCCCGTTCGCGTTTGGCAGAGCGGCTTGACGGTCCACATCGTACCAGAAAGCCTCGTTACGTGAAGGCGCAGGATGAGGAATTGCTTCGTCTCATCCGTGCCATTCTTGATGAGCGGCAAACCTACGGCTATCGGCGGATACAGGCGTGCCTCAATGCCCATTTGAGAGCTACAGGGCAATCTGAAGTCAATCACAAGCGCGTTTACCGCATCATGCGGATGAATGGCCTGTTGCTCACCCGTCATAACGGCAAACGTCCAGACAAGGCGCACGAAGGCAAGATTGTTACTCTGCACCGCAATACACGATGGTGTTCTGATGGGTTTGAGATCCCATGCGATAACCGGGAGGTCGTGCGTGTCGCGTTCGTCCTCGATTCGTGCGACCGGGAAGTCATCAGCTACGTTGCGACGACCAGGGGCATCTCAGGCTCTATGGTCCGCGATCTGATGCTGGAAAGCGTGGAGCGCCGATTCGGCAATGCGCACACGTCCCATACAGTGGAATGGCTTTCAGACAATGGATCTTGTTATACTGCGAAGGAAACAGTGGAGTTTGCCTCGTGGCTAGGCCTGCGAAGCTGCTTTACCCCGGTGCGCAGTCCAGAGAGCAATGGCATGGCAGAGGCATTCGTGAAGACATTCAAGCGTGATTACGTTGACTGCAACATCTGTCCCGACGCACCGAGCGTTCTGAAGCGCCTTTCCGAGTGGTTCGAAGACTACAACGAAAATGCTCCACACAAGGGATTACGGATGCGCTCGCCAAGACAATTCATCCGACTGTCAGCAACCGCAGGGTGTCCGGTTTAG
- a CDS encoding CHASE4 domain-containing protein, translating to MQTLARKSALLFIAAMCSLTALVLVTARYAFVDSFTRIETREALSATRQAQALLLASRDAMHRQCADWAAWDDSYEFVTRRDTDFVERNVTLQAFSDNDVDLMAFYDAQGQPILVRMRGADNSYFRDPPKDLTDALAPQGELGRKLANDAPFAGLLSLYEGPLFVSARPITRSTDPTRRGGWLVWGRYALGALPPFFSDLLPHAAQLFTPGSYDTPPQVAALFTSAAKRDPQVRPLDDSTMEGLAVLTDIKGDPGLAMRILMPREASEQGNKALMLFSLVILVGTALVAATAQVLFQKHVGRRAASLAADIERVRISGFRSPLPADGDDEIAAIGHAINRLIRDREQAAHTLQENEAFFRLLYEQAPDAMLLLLDESIASANDAAARLLGVADRKDLLSHPLIEFFPPAQEGGGVAPAKPDTLRLLTVG from the coding sequence ATGCAGACACTCGCCCGGAAAAGCGCCCTGCTCTTCATCGCCGCCATGTGCTCATTGACGGCGCTTGTCCTCGTCACTGCGCGCTACGCCTTTGTCGATTCGTTCACGCGTATCGAAACGCGCGAGGCCCTTTCGGCCACCCGACAGGCACAGGCACTCCTGCTGGCTTCCCGGGATGCCATGCACCGCCAGTGCGCCGACTGGGCCGCGTGGGACGACAGCTACGAGTTCGTCACCAGAAGGGATACCGATTTCGTAGAACGCAACGTCACCCTGCAGGCGTTCAGTGACAACGACGTCGACCTCATGGCCTTCTACGACGCGCAAGGGCAGCCCATCCTTGTCCGCATGCGGGGCGCGGACAACAGCTACTTCCGCGACCCCCCGAAAGACCTGACGGATGCTCTGGCCCCACAGGGTGAACTTGGCCGCAAACTTGCGAACGACGCCCCCTTTGCCGGTTTGCTGTCACTGTATGAGGGGCCTCTCTTCGTCAGTGCCCGTCCCATAACCCGCAGTACCGACCCCACGCGACGCGGTGGATGGCTCGTCTGGGGACGTTATGCCCTCGGGGCGTTACCGCCGTTCTTCTCCGACCTTCTTCCCCATGCCGCCCAGTTGTTCACTCCGGGCTCATATGACACCCCGCCGCAAGTCGCAGCGTTGTTCACGTCCGCCGCAAAGAGGGACCCGCAGGTAAGGCCGCTGGACGACTCGACCATGGAAGGCCTAGCGGTACTGACGGATATCAAGGGCGACCCCGGACTCGCCATGCGCATATTGATGCCTCGCGAAGCCTCGGAACAGGGGAACAAGGCACTCATGCTCTTCAGCCTCGTGATCCTGGTGGGTACAGCCCTTGTGGCCGCCACTGCACAGGTTCTTTTCCAGAAGCATGTCGGTCGGCGGGCCGCATCTCTCGCCGCCGACATAGAGCGCGTGCGCATCTCCGGTTTCCGCTCACCGCTACCTGCTGACGGCGATGACGAAATCGCCGCCATCGGCCATGCCATCAACAGACTCATCCGCGACCGTGAACAGGCTGCGCACACGTTGCAAGAGAACGAGGCGTTTTTCCGGCTACTCTATGAACAGGCACCCGATGCCATGCTCCTGCTCCTCGACGAGAGCATCGCCAGTGCCAACGACGCAGCTGCGCGGCTGCTTGGCGTTGCCGACAGAAAGGACCTGCTCTCGCATCCGCTCATCGAATTCTTCCCACCAGCGCAGGAGGGGGGTGGAGTTGCCCCCGCTAAACCGGACACCCTGCGGTTGCTGACAGTCGGATGA